CTCGCGGCGCCCGGCTGCGCCACGGCCGAGAGCCGCCAGGCAAAGCCCCGCCCGGTGATGGCCACGGTGCTCTCGATCGGCGATGGAGACACCCTGCGCGTGCGCCGCAACGGCAGCAGCCTCACGGTGCGGCTGGCGTGCATCGACGCTCCCGAACTGGCCCAGCGGCCGAATGGAGCCCAGGCCCGGGCATACCTGCGCAAGCGATTGGCGATCGGCACTCCGGTGCGGTTGCTGGTGAAAAGCAGCGACCACAATGGGCGCGTGGTGGCCGAGGTGATCGGCGCGATCAACCTGGGGTTGGCGCTGGTGGAGGACGGCGAAGCGTTCGTGTCCCGGCGCCATGTGGACCAGTGCGATGCCGCGGCCTACCTGGCGGCCGAAGCCAGGGCACGGCGGCGGCGGCGCGGCGTCTGGCAGGTGCCCGGGGGCATCGACCGGCCATGGCAGTTCCGGCGCTCACGGGATACGAAGGGGAGCTAGAGCCTCAGCGGATGAATCTCCCGACGACTGTCTTCCTGCTGGAGCCCTGATCGCCAGACCAAGCTCGGCGAGCTCCGATCCCCGCTCGGGCCTCTGCCCCCGACTCAAAGCCGCACCCGCGTCACCTCAGCCTGAAGGGGCCGCCGTGGAGTGGCCACCTCCACCGGGGTGCGGGTGAAGATCTCCACCCGGATGCCCAGCCGTGCCACCAGCACCACCGCCTGGGCCAGCAGGGCGGCGATGCCCACCGCCGCGAGCGGCCAGAGGACGGCCCGTACGGGCAGGCAGGTGCTGGCCGCCACCAGCCCGGCTGCCGCCAGCAGGTGGTTGAGCAGCACGCCCAGAACGGCCCCGCCCAGCAGCAGGGCCAGCGAACGGGGTTGGAGGAGAGCAGGCATCAGACCGGCAGCCCGAGGCGGCTGGGGGGACGGAGCCCTCAACCTATGGGCCGGACGGGGGTTGCGGACCTGCCTGACGCAGAGCCCGCAACTCGCCCTCCTCCAGACCCACCCGGCGGGCCACCGCTTCCAGCAGGGCCTCGAGCCGCTCCAGCCGCGCATGGAGGCTGGCAAGGTCCTGGCCTGCCGCGGGCGCTTGTGCTGGCGCTGGCGCTGGCGGGATGGCCTCGGACCGGGCGGTACCGGAGAGCAATGCCACCAGCTCATCCTTGGTGGCGCGGGAATAGCCGCGCAGCCCCAGGGCCTTGCAGCGCTGCTGCAACTGTTTGTTGGTGAGGCTGTGGAGCGACGCAGCCTGGAGTTCGGCATCGAGGGCCCGCAGGCTGCGGGCATCCGACTGGGCGACGGTGCGCAGGTTCTGGCGGAGGGTGTCAGCGATCCTTCCCATCCGCCTCCTTCCCATCCGCCACCGTCCCCTCCGCCTCCGTTGGGATGGAGCTGCCCTGATCCAGTTGCTGCCGCATCGTCTGCTGCTTCTCCAGCAGGGTGTCGAGGTTCTGTTTGGTCTTGGTCCAGCGGCCGATGAAGCTGATCACGGCCCGGATCAGGCGGCCGAGGAAACCGCCGCCGGCATAGGTGGTGCGGCCCTTCTGATACAAGGCGAATTCGTTGGTGAGGTCATCGCCGGCATCCTCCAGATCGCCGATCACCGTGGTCACGATCTCCAGCATTTCGTAGGCCTCACGGCGCACCGAGGCCTCCCGCGCGGCGATCGCCCACAGTCTCTGCTCCAGGGTCGTCATCGCCTCGCGGCCGCGCTGGGCCTGGCCGCGGTACACGCCGCGGCTGATCATCAGCGAGCGGTAGCTGCTGCGCAGCTCCAGATACACCGTTTCCAGCTCCTCGCGCTCGAGCTGATCGGGTTCGGCCGGGAAGGTGGTGGTGGATGGAAGCTCGGGCATGGGGATTCAGTTCACAACGGGATCGGCAGCGGGCAGAACCGTGATGCTGCCCTCGTTGCTGGAGATCTCTACACCCCGGCGGTGGGGCCGGTAGCGGCCGCGGTGCAGCTCGGGCTCACCGCTGCTGCCCTTGGCCAGGATCTCCACGGCGCCATCGCTCCAGAACACATAGGAGCTGCGGTAGCCGTCGGCCCAGGCCACGTCATACACGGTGTGGCCATTGGCGTTGAGCCGGGCATGGACGCTGCAGCCGATCTCTTCACCCTGGCTCTGCTTGAAGCTGCGGAAGAAACAGCTGGCGCTGGCCAGCTCGCCCGCCCCGCCCACGGCCGGGGCGGGGGCGGGGGCGGGGGCGGGGGCGCGGGCGATCAGGGGGGCATTGAGGAAGGGCCGGATCACCTGGTTCGACACGGCGAAGTTCAGGCCCTGGGAATCCCGCAGGATGAAGGTGGCGATCCCCACCACGCAGCCCCGGTCATCCAACAGGGGCCCGCCGGAGTTGCCGCCGTTGAGGGCTGCATCGGTCTGCACGATCTCGCCACCGTCGCGCAGCTGGCTCACCACACCCCTGCTGAGACTGAACGCCAGGCCCTTGGGGGCACCGATCGCCACCACGCTCTGCCCCACCGAGGGGGCCGTGCTGGCCAGCTGCAACGGGGTTCCCTGGCTGCCGCTCACCGCCAGCAGGGCCAGATCAGTGGCCGGCGCATCGCCACCGGCATCGGCCACCACCTCGGCCACCTGGGAGCGGCCGTCACGCCAGCGCAGCTACACCTCTGAGGCACCCGCCACCACGTGGGCATTGGTGAGCAGCAGGGTGCGGCCGGCCTCCTGGCGCACCACGAAGGCACTGCCCTGACCGCTGCCACTGGACACCACCGCCACGCCATCGCGGGCCACTGCGAAGATCTGCTCGGGGGTCTGCGGATCACCACCGCAACGGCCCGGGGGACGGGACGCCACCACTGGGGTGGAGCTGCTCTGGGGCTGGCGCCAGGGGGGCGGCGGAGAGCTGGTCTGGGGCGCCGTCACGATCACACAGCCCTGGAGGCCGAGGGCGGCCAGGGTGGTGGCGGCAAGGGAGGAGAAGAGGCGGGCCATGGCATTGAGAGCCGAGTTGGAGTACCGCAACCGCAGGCCACAGGCGCTGGCATCGGCATCGGCATCGGCATCGACAGAACTGGGTGAGGCCGCCAGGGTTGAGCGGCGAGCCACCAACCCCAACCTCACCTCTTCCTGCTTAGCCAACCCAGGGCCGTATCAGCGGCAACTCAGGCTGCCGCGATCGATCTCGCGGCCGATGAGGGCGCCGGCGGTGCCACCGAGGATCGCGCCGAGGGTCCGGTCGCCGCTGCCGGCAATCCCGTAGCCCGCCAGCGCACCGACGCCTGCGCCGATGACCAGGCCGGTCGTGCCATTGTCGCGCTTGCAGTAATACCGGCCATTGGACCCCCGCCAGAGGTAGCTGTCACGCGTGATGCGGCGGGGTTGTATGTAGCCACCGCGACTGTCGTAAACAGCACGCTCCTTTGCCCGCCGTCCATGGGCCGGGGCCCATGGTGGTGGCTGGGCAGCGGCAGGAGCCGCGACTCCCAGGCTCGTGAGGGCCAGGGTTGCTGCGGCGAACGCGAGAACGGTCTTGGGCATGCCCAGCGTTCCTCCTCGATAGAGATCCTTTGGATCAGACGTTTCCTCGCCCTGACGGAGGCGGCGGGCGCACTGCCGTGCGTGGCGTTCCAGTTCAGCGAGCGGACGACGTCTGGTGAGGCCCGCAGGAGCGAGGGACTGGAAGGCCTGGCCCGAGGCATGGGCCGGCTCGGGAGCATCAAGATGCTGCCGGTGCCCAATGCCGATGGTCACCGACACCTCGATCCTGCCCAACCCGCAGCACCCCGGAGGAGCGCCAGTGTGGACACCCTCCATCAGCCCGTTCTGGCCGCCGTCTCCGAGGGGCTGGATGCGGCTTTCAAGGTGCTCAGAGATCCGGGTGGCGTCGGCGCCGATCCTCGCTGTACGCCCACCAGGGCCGGGCCGGCTCACCGTTCAGGAAGCGCGTGATCGCAATGAACACATCCAGCACGCAGGGATCCTGGCGGCAGCCGCGCAGGTCTCCCAGCCGGTTGTAGAGATCCAGGGGATCGGCGCCGTTCAGGTCCGCCGGTACCCGATAGCCCAGGGACAGCAGGGCCTTGGCGATCGCCGGCCCCACATTGGGCAGATCAGTCAGCGCAGCAAGGGACTCGTGGTTGCAGCGGCTGGGGTGCATGGTTCAGGGCAATCCGGTGAATCGACCAGGCTCAAAGCCCTGAACACCGCACCCGCCTGATCGCCCCCTCCGCGCCAACCGATTCCAGCGCC
This sequence is a window from Cyanobium sp. PCC 7001. Protein-coding genes within it:
- a CDS encoding glycine zipper 2TM domain-containing protein; the encoded protein is MGRIEVSVTIGIGHRQHLDAPEPAHASGQAFQSLAPAGLTRRRPLAELERHARQCARRLRQGEETSDPKDLYRGGTLGMPKTVLAFAAATLALTSLGVAAPAAAQPPPWAPAHGRRAKERAVYDSRGGYIQPRRITRDSYLWRGSNGRYYCKRDNGTTGLVIGAGVGALAGYGIAGSGDRTLGAILGGTAGALIGREIDRGSLSCR
- a CDS encoding thermonuclease family protein; the protein is MPRVLVLHMALVLGLAAPGCATAESRQAKPRPVMATVLSIGDGDTLRVRRNGSSLTVRLACIDAPELAQRPNGAQARAYLRKRLAIGTPVRLLVKSSDHNGRVVAEVIGAINLGLALVEDGEAFVSRRHVDQCDAAAYLAAEARARRRRRGVWQVPGGIDRPWQFRRSRDTKGS
- a CDS encoding S1C family serine protease translates to MRWRDGRSQVAEVVADAGGDAPATDLALLAVSGSQGTPLQLASTAPSVGQSVVAIGAPKGLAFSLSRGVVSQLRDGGEIVQTDAALNGGNSGGPLLDDRGCVVGIATFILRDSQGLNFAVSNQVIRPFLNAPLIARAPAPAPAPAPAVGGAGELASASCFFRSFKQSQGEEIGCSVHARLNANGHTVYDVAWADGYRSSYVFWSDGAVEILAKGSSGEPELHRGRYRPHRRGVEISSNEGSITVLPAADPVVN
- a CDS encoding helix-hairpin-helix domain-containing protein gives rise to the protein MHPSRCNHESLAALTDLPNVGPAIAKALLSLGYRVPADLNGADPLDLYNRLGDLRGCRQDPCVLDVFIAITRFLNGEPARPWWAYSEDRRRRHPDL